The Streptomyces sp. 135 sequence TCGCCGGGCCACTGACGCAGCCCGACCCGGGCAAGCCCTACCGGGTGAGGTACCGCTCACTGCTCTCGCAGGAGCCGCACAGAGTACGGGCCGCGCTGATGCTGGGCGCGGCCCCACTGCTCTCGCTCGTCCTGCTCGGCTGGCTGCTCCAGCCCGAACACTGGACGAAGCGGGACTACGTCGCGAACGACTGGCTGCCTGTCCTCGACGTCGTCATGCTCGTCTCGATCGGCCTGATCGAGTTCTTCCGCTGTATGAACGTGCTCTCCAACGCGCACGCGACGCTGGTGGCACGCGACCCGGTCCCGGTGGTGCCCGAGACCGGCACCAGAGTCGCCTTCCTCACCTCGTTCGTGCCCGGCAAGGAGCCGATCGAGATGGTGACGAGGACCCTGGAGGCCGCGGTCAGGATCCGCCACCGCGGCCTGCTGCACGTCTGGCTCCTCGACGAGGGTGACGACCCGGAGGTCAAGGAGGTCTGCCGGCGGCTCGGCGTGCACCACTTCTCCCGCAAGGGCGTGACGAGGTGGAACACGGCGAAGGGCCCGCACCGCGCCAGGACCAAGCACGGCAACTACAACGCCTGGCTGGACGCGCACGGCGACGCCTACGACTACTTCGCCTCCGTGGACACCGACCACGTCCCGATGCCGAACTACCTGGAGCGGATGCTCGGCTTCTTCCGCGACGAGAACGTCGGCTTCGTCATCGGCCCGCAGGTCTACGGCAACTACGACAACTTCGTCACCAAGGCCGCCGAGTCGCAGCAGTTCCTCTTCCACGCGCTGATCCAGCGGGCCGGCAACGCCTACGGCGCCCCGATGTTCGTCGGTACCTCCAACGCCGTACGCATCAAGGCGCTGAAGCAGATCGGGGGCCTGTACGACTCGATCACCGAGGACATGGCGACCGGCTTCGAGATCCACCGCGCCACGAACCCGGCGACCGGCAAGAAGTGGAAGTCGGTCTACACGCCCGACGTGCTCGCGGTCGGCGAGGGCCCGAACGCCTGGACGGACTTCTTCACCCAGCAGCTGCGCTGGTCGCGGGGGACGTACGAGACGATCCTCAAGCAGTTCTGGAAGGCGCCGTTCTCGCTGCCGCCGGGCCGTCTCTTCAACTACACGATGATGGTCATCTTCTACCCGATGTCCGCCATGAACTGGATTCTCGCGGCGCTGAGCTGCGCGCTCTTCCTGGGTCTCGGCGCGTCCGGCGTGAACATCGACCCGACCATCTGGCTGATGCTGTACGGCAACGCCTCGGCGCTCCAGATCGGCCTCTACATCTGGAACCGCAGGCACAACGTCTCCCCGCACGAACCCGAGGGCTCCGGCGGTGTGGCGGGCATGGTGATGTCGGCGCTCTCCGCCCCGATCTACGCGCGCTCCCTGCTCGACGCGGCCCTGCGCCGCAAGAGCAAGTTCGTGGTGACCCCCAAGGGCGACTCGGCGAGCCCGGACACGCTGTTCGGGACCTTCCGCATCCACCTGTTCTTCATCGTGGTCTTCGGTGCCTCGATGGCCGCCTCCTTCCTGTACGGCCACTCCCACCCGGCGATGATCATCTGGGCCTCGTTCGCCCTGCTGATCACGGCGGCGCCGGTCTTCGCGTGGCGCTGGGGCATGCGGCAGGAAAGGAAGGAGTCCGAGACGCCGCGGGAGAGCGGCACTTCGGGCCCCCCGCCGGGCGCCGGTCCGACGTTCCCGCAGCAGCGCGACCAACGGTACGACCAGCGGTACGACCAGCAGCGCGACACCGCCGCCCCGCACGCGCCGCGCCCGAAGCCCAGCTGGGCGTCGTCGGAGCAGACGATGCGGATCTCCCTTGGGGGACGTGAGAAATGAATGACCGTTCGAGCCGCCGCCGCGCCCGCCGCATCGCGATTGGCGCGGCGGTCGTCCTCGCGCTGGCGGGGATGAACGGCCCGTGGCTGTGGCGCGTGGGCTCCGAGAAGTACCACGACTACAAGATCAACCAGCCGGAGTACAAGGCCGCCAACGGCCACTGGGACATCGTGGAATTCCCCGAGGAGTACCGGCAGAACACGATCCACGCGGCGCTCCTGCACACCGGCAAGGTCCTGCTGGTCGCCGGTTCCGGCAACGACCAGGACAACTTCGACAAGAAGAAGTTCGACACCCGGCTGTGGGACCCGGTCAAGAAGACCATCAAGAAGATCCCGACGCCCACCGACCTGTTCTGCACGGGTCACACCCAGCTCGGCAACGGCAATCTGCTGATCGCCGGCGGCACGCAGCGCTACGAGAAGCTCAAGGGCGACGTCACCAAGGCCGGCGGCCTGATGATCGTCCACAACGAGGACCCGGACGAGCCGAAGACGATTCCCGCCGGCACGAAGTTCACCGGCAAGAAGAACGGCAAGACGTTCGTCTCCCAGGACAACGTCCTCGTGGAGAAGGCGAAGAAGGTCTTCGACAAGCGGACCGGGAGGTTCCTGCGCACGGAGGCGGGTCTCGGCCGGGTCTACGTAGAAGCCGCCAGGAGCGGCGCCAAGTACGAGACGGGGACCCAGGACAATTACCGCGTCGAGGGCGTGAAGGGCTCCGACAAGCGCAACGTCTACGGCATGGCGCAGAAGCTCGCCCTGGACAAGAAGGACTTCCAGGGGATCAAGGACGCCTTCGAGTTCGACCCGGTGGCCGAGCGGTACATCAAGGTCGACCCGATGAACGAGGCGCGCTGGTACCCCACGCTGACCACGCTCACCGACGGCAGGATCCTCTCCACCTCGGGCCTTGACGAGATCGGCCAGCTGGTGCCGGGCAAGAACGAGGTGTACGACCCGAAGACCAAGAAGTGGACGTACACCAAGGGCATCCGGCAGTTCCCGACGTACCCGGCGATCTTCCAGATGACCGACGGCAGGCTCTTCTACTCCGGTTCCAACGCGGGCTACGGCCCCGCCGACGTCGGCCGCAAGCCCGGCATCTGGGACCTGCGGACCAACAAGTGGCGGGGCGTCCCCGGCCTGAGCGACCCGGGGCTCATGGAGACCTCCGGCACGGTCGAGCTGCCGCCCGCCCAGGACCAGAAGTACCTGGTGGTCGGCGGCGGCGGCGTGGGCGAGTCCAAGAGGTCCAGCGAGAAGACCCGCATCGTCGACCTGAAGGCGGACGAGCCGCGCTTCGTCGACGGGCCCCCGCTGGAGAAGGGCACGCGCTACCCGCAGATGTCCACGCTGCCGGACGACACCGTGCTGATCTCCGGCGGCTCGGAGGACTACCGCGGGCGCGGCGACTCCAACATCCACCAGGCGCGGATCTACGACGCCGGGACCGGGGAGATGCGGCGGGTCGCGGACCCGGAGGTGGGCCGCAACTACCACGCCGGTTCGGTCCTGCTCCCCGACGGCCGCGTGATGTTCTTCGGCTCCGACTCGCTCTACGCCGACAAGGCCAACACCAAGCCGGGCGTCTTCGAGCAGCGCATCGAGATCTACAGCCCGCCGTACCTCTACCAGGGTCCGCGGCCGGCCCTCGGCAAGGGCCCGAAGACCATCGCGCGGGGCGGCTCGGGGACCTTCCCGACCACGCACTCCTCGGCCATCAAGGCGGCCCGCCTCATCCGGCCCAGCGCGTCCACGCACGTCACGGACATCGACCAGACGTCGATCGCGCTGGACCTGGAGAAGTCGAGGGGCGAGGTGACGGTGACGGTTCCGAAGAATCGCAGCCTGGTGGAATCGGGCTGGTACATGCTCTTCGTGACGGACGACCAGGGCGTCCCGAGCAAGGCGCGCTGGGTCCACGTCCGGTGAGCAGCCGCCCCGTAAGGGGCGCGGGGAACTGCGCGAGCAACCACACGAGAGCCGCAGTCGCGTCTGCCGAGCAACCTGGCAGATGCGACTGCGGCTCTTCGCGGGCTGAGCGCGCAGTTCCCCGCGCCCCTAGGGAGGCGACCCTTACGAGGCGTTCCTCGCCAGGCCGAGCGCGTACTCCGGCCACCACTCGCCCGCCTTCGGGCCACCCCGGCACGTCCCGTCGGACTCCCCCGGCCGCTTGACCCACAGATACGCGTCGACGAGCGGATCGGCCGTCTTCGTCGTCGGCGTCTCGCCGAGCGCCCGCCCCGGCGGGTTGCACCAGGGGTCCTTGCCCTTGTCGTAAGGGCCGTTGCCGTTGCGGCCCGTGTCGATGACGAACGGCTTGCCGCCGATCTTCGCCGAGAGCTTCTTGCCGAACTCCGTACTGGCCTCGGTGGTCTGGAAGTTGGAGACGTTCACCGAGAAGCCGTCGGCCTGCTCGACGCCGGACCGCTTCAGGGGCTCCCAGAGCGAGTCGGGGTTCTGCCAGCCCGCGTTGCCCGCGTCGAGGTACACCTTGGTGTTCTTCAGGGACTTGAGCTTGGTGATGGCGCCCTTGAGGAGGTCGTAGCGCTCCTCGTGGAACTGCTCGGGCGTGCAGTTGTCGACCATGTGCAGCACCGCGTCGGGCTCCAGGATCACCGTGGCGCGCCGGTCGCCGATGCCCTTGGCGACCTGGTCGACGAAGGCGCGGTACGCGTTGCCGTCGGCCGCGCCGCCCCCCGAGTACTGGCCGCAGTCGCGGTGCGGAATGTTGTAGAGGACCAGCAGGGCGTCCCGATCCGCCTTCTCGGCGGCCTCGGTGAAGCCGCGGGCCTGTTCCTCGGCGCTCTCCGGGACGATCCACTCGGACACCGGCTGCTCGGCGATCCGCCGGATCAGCTCGGCCTCGTCCTTCTTGCCGTCCTTCTCGTACGAGGCGACCTGCTTGGCCGCGGTCCCCTCCGGGTTGACCCAGTACGGGTCCTTGCTCTTCGGCTGCTGCTCCGGAGGCCGGCCCGACGTCTTCTCCTCCGGGTCACCACCGGAGGAGGAGCACGCGGAAAGGAGCAGCGCGGCCCCCGCGAGCGCCACCCCCGTCCGCACCCCCCGGGCCGCGAGACCATGTCCGCGGCGGGTGTCTTTGCGGTACATCCACTCCCCCTTGGGCGCACTGTCCGTATCTCAATCCTGACATACGGTCCTTTGCCCCACGAGTGCTGTCACCAAGGGCCGTTACCGTGCGCGTCGGCAGGGTAGGCAGAGCGTGCGGAGAGGGGAGGAGAGGGCCATGGGGGACCACCCATGCGAACTGCGGCTCGCGGAGATCCTGGTGGAGAGCGCGGACACGCTGGCCGACGATTTCGACCCCGAGGGCTATCTGCGGCGGCTCTCGGACCACTCCGTGGAACTGCTCGGCGCGCAGGGCGCGGGCGTGATGTACACCGGCGGGGGCGGCGGGGTCCGCCTCATCACCGGGAGCAGGCGGCCGGCGGCGGTGCGCGCCCTGTTGGCGGCGCAGCACCGGGGCGGTCCGTGTCTCGAGGGCTTCGGGACGGGCAGGCCCGTGCCGCCGGTCCGGATCGACCGCGCCGAAGTGGCGTCCCGGTGGCCCGCGTTCGCCGAACGGGCCGGTGAGCACGGCGTCACGGCGACGTTCACGGTGCCGCTGCGGCACCGCGGCCCGGTCCTCGGGGTACTCAACGTCTTCGTGTCGCAGGCGCACGGGACGGAGCCCGCCGAGCGGGAGCTGCGGCTGCTGCGGGTGCTCGCGGACGCCGCGGCGGTGGGCCTGCACAACCACCGCACGCACACGCGGTACCGCACGCTGTCCGCACAGCTACAGGGCGCGCTGGACAGCCGTATCCGCATCGAACAGGCCAAAGGCGTCCTGGCCGAGCGCTGGAACACGGGGGTGGACGAGGCTTTTGAGGCGCTGCGGTGTTACGCGCGCAGGGAGAGCCGGCTCATCGACGTGGTCGCCGCGCAGGTGATCGAGGGAACCCTCGGCGTCGAGGAGCTGCGGCAGGTGCGGCCCGGGCGGTCCTGAGAGGGCGGGCCGGGCCACGGAGGGGTGCGGGGCCCACCGCGTGGCCACTTGGCGCCGTCCGTCGCAGGGCCGCCTCTAGGCCGCCGCGCGCATTCGCCCTAGAGTCTCTTGCACGGCCCAAGCCCCTGGCCTTGCGGGTCGTTCCGGAATCCGGGACCACCCGTGCACCTCCCGCGCCGGCGCCGGGTTCCTCCCGCAGCTCGTGCGCGCGCGGTCGAGGACCAGCCCGGTCGGCGGCTCCCCGGGGGGGGGAGCGGGTCGCCGATCGGGCCAGGTGAGCCCGGCGGCCGGTGGAACCGCCCCGGACCCGGCGGGGTGTTGACAGGGACGCGACGCGCTGGGACTCTCCGTGACGACAAGTCCATACATCGAGGCGACGGTTGACAGGAACCCGGTGCGAATCCGGGACGGTCCCGCCACTGTGACCGCGTACGCACGCTCGTACGCGGAAGTCAGGAACTGAGCCGTCGTCCTCCTGCCATGGGGCGTGGAAACCCCAGAAGGAGGCCCACCGGTATGTCCCTGCACTCCGCAGCTCCGCACACCGACACCACGGCGAGCCAGGCCGCCGTGACGCAGACCCGCGACTGGCTGATCGCATCGGCCGCCGCGGTCATCGCGCTCATCGCGCTGTACGCCGTGTTCATGGACAACGGCTCGCTGATCTCGGCGACCGGCGACTACCTCCACGAGTTCGCGCACGACGGCCGGCACCTCTTCGGCGCCCCGTGCCACTGACCGGGCGGACGGACACGAGCACCATGCCCACATCACCCGTACTCCCGCTGCTCGGACGCGGCCTGGTGGCGGGAGGAGCGGCGGGCCTCGCCGCCGGCCTCTTCTCCCTGCTGCTCGCCGAGCCCCTGATGGACCGCGCGATCCGCGCCGAGGAGAGACGCTCGGCCGCCGAGGAGCACGCGCACGGCGCGGCGCAGGCCATCCAGCACCACGAGGAGCTGTTCAGCCGCTCCACCCAGCACGGCGGCCTGGTCGTGACCGCGGTCGTCGCGGGCCTTGCCCTCGGCGTGCTGGTCGCCGTCGCGTACGCCGCGGTGCACCGGCGGGATCCGCGCGCGCTGCCGTGGCCGCGCGCGCTGGCCTTCTGCGGCGCGGCCTTCCTCGCGGTCTCGCTCCTGCCCGGGATCCGCTATCCGGCGAACCCGCCGGGCGTCGGCGACGCGGGCACCGTCGGCGACCGCCAGGCGCTCTGGCTCGCCTCGGTCGCCATCGGCGTGCTCGGCATGTTCCTCGTGCGCCAGGTGTACGTGCGCCTCGTCGCGCGTCCCGAACCGGTGCGGCACATCGCGACGGCGCTCACCGCGGTCGCCGTCCTCCTTGCGCTCTTCCTGCTGCCGGGCAACCCCGACCCGGTGCCGGTCGAGGCGTCGCTGCTGTGGGAGTTCCGCATGCTGTCGCTCGCCTCGCACGCCCTGCTGTGGGCGGTGTTCGCGGCGGTCTTCGGCGCCCTGGGGGTGCGCGCGGCGGCCCGGAGCGCCGTCGAGGTGACCGCTCCGGCCCCGTCACCGGCCGGGCAGCGGGTCGCCTGACGGGGGCGGCGCCGGGTCTAGCGCCGCACTCCCGTGAGGTACGCCGAGACGATCACGTTCGCCGTGTAGGTGCGGGTGGCCCGGTCGAAGGTGCCGCCGCAGGTGATGAGGCGCAGTTCGGCGCGGCCCTCCTCGTGGGGGCCGTAGGCCTTCTTCGCGTCGAAGCGGTCGCTGGTGACGACCTGGACGTCGTCGATCGTGAACTGTGCGACGGTGCCGTCGTCGCGGGTCACCTCGATCTTCTCGCCGGGGCGCGCCGCGCTGAGGTCGTAGAAGACGGCCGGGTCCGTCTCGGTGTCGACGTGGCCGACGAAGAGGGCCGCGCCGGGGGCGCCGGGGCGGGTGCCGCCGCCGTACCAGCCGACGGCGTCCGCCTCGGCGAACGGCGGCGGGTCGATCGCGCCGCGGGCGTCCAGGCCGCGGGCGGTCACCGGGGCGCCGATCTTCAGGGACGGCACTCGACGCGCGCCGGGCGGGCGCCAACGGCTCGTGGGCGGGCGGCAGTTCGACCGCGTGGGGGCGGCCGACCGCCGCCACGTCGCCGGTCGCGGGCCCCGAAAGGCCGCCGGGCAGGCTCGTGAGGCCGCTGCCCCACAGCGCGAGGCCCACCAGGAGGACCGCCCAGGCGACGCCGGTCAGCAGGCGTCCGGACCCGGACGGGCGTTCGCCGCCGGACACGCTCACGTCCCGCCCGTCACTCGGAGCGGCGCCGGCGGACGCTGCGGAAGGCCACGGCGACCGCCGCGACGCCCGCGAGGATCAGGCCGATCACGGCGTGCCGGGTGCCGGGTCCCGCCTCGTCGGCCCCGTCGGCCTCCGCGGACACCGTCGAGGTGAGGTGGGCGGTGCCGCCGCCCCCGGCGCGCACCGGGGCGGCGGGCTCCGGGTTCCGCTGGTTGATCCGGACCGTGCCGGTGCCCTGGTGGGGGTGGCCGTCGCAGATGACGGTGACGTCGTACGAACCGGAGAGGCCGCCCCGGATCTCGGCGTTGCCGTGCAGCGCGTCCTTCCCGCCCCGGCCGGTGAGCTTCGCGTCCCCCTCGAAGGCACCGGACCCGGCCGTCCCGCTGCTGCCCTCACAGCCCGAGACGCGCACCTCGACGGTGGCGCCGGCCTGAGCGTCGGCCGGGGTGACCTCGGCCTGTACGGCACCGTCCTCGTGGGCCCGGGCCGCGCCGACGGGCAGGGCGAGCGCCAGGACGACGGCCGCACCCGCCCCACGAAGAGCAAGGGATCGTATACACATCGTGAACCTCCTGTCCTTCGAGGTTCACGCGCGGTGACGCTCTTCGCATCCCGGTACGGGGCCAAACGGGCGGGGGCCCGGGCCCCGCACCGGCGAGGGGGCGGGGTCGCGGGCCGTGGGGGTCAGACGCGGTCGACCAGGTCGGCGATGGAGTCCACGACGGTGGACGGCCGGAAGGGGTACTTGTCGATGTCGCGCCGCGACGTCAGGCCGGTGAGCACCAGGAACGTCTCCATGCCCGCTTCGAGACCGGCGAGGACGTCGGTGTCCATGCGGTCGCCGATCATCGCGCTGGTCTCCGAGTGGGCCCCGATGGCGTTCAGCCCCGTCCGCATCATCAGCGGATTCGGCTTGCCCGCGAAGTACGGGTTCTTGCCGGTCGCCTTGGTGATCAGCGCGGCGACGGCGCCGGTGGCGGGCAGCGGGCCCTCGGTGGAGGGGCCGGTCTCGTCGGGGTTGGTGCAGATGAAGCGGGCCCCGCCGTTGATGAGGCGCACCGCCTTGGTCATGGCCTCGAAGGAGTAGGTGCGGGTCTCGCCGAGCACCACGTAGTCCGGGTCGTGGTCGGTCAGGACGTACCCGATGTCGTGCAGGGCCGTGGTCAGGCCCGCCTCGCCGATGACGTAGGCCGTGCCGCCGGGGCGCTGGTCGTCCAGGAACTTGGCGGTGGCGAGCGCGGAGGTCCAGATGTTCTCGACGGGCACTTCGAGGCCCATGCGGGTCAGCCGGGCCTGGAGGTCGCGCGCGGTGTAGATGGAGTTGTTCGTCAGCACCAGGAAGGGCTTGCCGGAGTCGCGCAGCTTCTTGATGAACGCGTCGGCACCGGGGATCGGGACGCCCTCGTGAATGAGTACGCCGTCCATGTCGGTGAGCCACGATTCGATGGGCTTGCGCTCTGCCATGAGGTGCACTCCTGCGGTGTACGGGTTGGCTGGGGCGCCGGGACAGCGCTGTGCCGACGCCCCCCACCCTACGATCAGCTGCCGATGGCCGACTTCCAGTCCTCCACGTAGCTCCGGAGGTTCTCCGAAATGTCCGCCCAGTCCGGCTCCAAGATCTCGACGCCGTCCATGATCTTGTCGAGGGCGACCGCGTTGGCGTCGGTGGCCTTGACGTCCTTGCGGGCCGCGAAGCCGCCGCCGACCTCGCTCACCTGCCGCTGCGCATCCTGGCTGAGCAGATGGTCGAGGAGCTTCTTCGCGTTGGCGCCGTGCGGGGCCTTGTCGACGAGTCCGGCCGCGTAGGGCAGGGCGAAGGTGGTCGGTTCGCCGCCTTCCTTGGCGGGGAACCAGATCTTGAGGTTCGGCATGTCCTTGGACTGGGCGTAGTTCATCTGGACGTCGCCGTTGGCGGCGAGCAGTTCGCCCTTGTCGACCTTGGGCGCCAGTTTGCCGGTGGAGGCGGAGGGGCCGACGTTGTTGGTCTGGAGCTTCTTCAGGTACGCCATCGCGGGCTCGCGGCCGCCGAAGTCGTGCATGGCCTTGATGAGCACGGCGGTGCCGTCGCCCGCGACGCCGGGCGTGGAGTACTGCACCTTGCCCTTGTACGCGCTGCCGGTCAGGTCCTCCCACGTCTTGGGGGCCTTGCCGCCCGGCAGCTCCTTCTTGTTGTGGATGAAGCCGAAGTAGTTGTTGACGACGGAGGTCCACTTGCCGTCGGCGGCCTTGTCGGCGCCGTCGACCTCTTCGGACCCCTTGGGCTTGTACGCCTTCAACAGCCCCTTCTCGTCGGCCTGTTGGATGAAGGGCGGCAGCGTGATGATGACGTCGGCCTGGGTGTTGGACTTCTCGCGGACGGCGCGCTGCACCATCTCGCCGGAGCCGCCCCCCACGTAGTTGACCTTGATGCCGGTCGACTCCGTGCGCGGCGCGCGGTAGAGCTGCTGCGGCGTCCCGCAGTCCTGGAGCCGCGCCCGGTCCATGACGGCGATGCGGTCGGCGAGGGTCAGCGCCTCCACCTGGTCATGGGTGACGTACAGGATCGACACGTCCGGCAACTCCCGATGCAGGCGCGCCGGTTCGGCCAGCATGCCGGAGCGAAGCTGCGCGTCGAGCGCGGAGAGCGGCTCGTCGAGGAGCAGCACGCCCGGCCGGACCGCCAGCGCCCGCGCGATGGCGACGCGCTGCTGCTGGCCGCCGGACAGCTCGCGCGGGAACCGCTTGGCGTACGCGGCCATCCCGGTCATCTCCAGGGCCTCGGCGACCCGCCCGGCGATTCCGGACTTGGCGGCCTTGCGTGCCTTCAGGCCGAAGGCGACGTTGTCCTCGACCCGCATGTGCGGGAACAGCGCGTACTGCTGGACGACCATGCCGATGCCCCGCCGGTGCGGCGGCAGCGCGGTGACGTCGCGCTCACCGATGAACACGCGCCCCGACGCGGGCCGCACGAAGCCCGCGACGGCCCGCAGCGCGGTGGTCTTCCCGGAGCCG is a genomic window containing:
- a CDS encoding HAD-IIA family hydrolase — encoded protein: MAERKPIESWLTDMDGVLIHEGVPIPGADAFIKKLRDSGKPFLVLTNNSIYTARDLQARLTRMGLEVPVENIWTSALATAKFLDDQRPGGTAYVIGEAGLTTALHDIGYVLTDHDPDYVVLGETRTYSFEAMTKAVRLINGGARFICTNPDETGPSTEGPLPATGAVAALITKATGKNPYFAGKPNPLMMRTGLNAIGAHSETSAMIGDRMDTDVLAGLEAGMETFLVLTGLTSRRDIDKYPFRPSTVVDSIADLVDRV
- a CDS encoding cellulose synthase catalytic subunit — protein: MTSTPTGARQNDPAETTRLRVPPHRTGGFRRIKKTLPRYDYEHYSRLAGPLTQPDPGKPYRVRYRSLLSQEPHRVRAALMLGAAPLLSLVLLGWLLQPEHWTKRDYVANDWLPVLDVVMLVSIGLIEFFRCMNVLSNAHATLVARDPVPVVPETGTRVAFLTSFVPGKEPIEMVTRTLEAAVRIRHRGLLHVWLLDEGDDPEVKEVCRRLGVHHFSRKGVTRWNTAKGPHRARTKHGNYNAWLDAHGDAYDYFASVDTDHVPMPNYLERMLGFFRDENVGFVIGPQVYGNYDNFVTKAAESQQFLFHALIQRAGNAYGAPMFVGTSNAVRIKALKQIGGLYDSITEDMATGFEIHRATNPATGKKWKSVYTPDVLAVGEGPNAWTDFFTQQLRWSRGTYETILKQFWKAPFSLPPGRLFNYTMMVIFYPMSAMNWILAALSCALFLGLGASGVNIDPTIWLMLYGNASALQIGLYIWNRRHNVSPHEPEGSGGVAGMVMSALSAPIYARSLLDAALRRKSKFVVTPKGDSASPDTLFGTFRIHLFFIVVFGASMAASFLYGHSHPAMIIWASFALLITAAPVFAWRWGMRQERKESETPRESGTSGPPPGAGPTFPQQRDQRYDQRYDQQRDTAAPHAPRPKPSWASSEQTMRISLGGREK
- a CDS encoding 2-aminoethylphosphonate ABC transporter substrate-binding protein; protein product: MSSGIRFDRVSVAYGRTTVLDALDLTVEPGEVMALLGPSGSGKTTALRAVAGFVRPASGRVFIGERDVTALPPHRRGIGMVVQQYALFPHMRVEDNVAFGLKARKAAKSGIAGRVAEALEMTGMAAYAKRFPRELSGGQQQRVAIARALAVRPGVLLLDEPLSALDAQLRSGMLAEPARLHRELPDVSILYVTHDQVEALTLADRIAVMDRARLQDCGTPQQLYRAPRTESTGIKVNYVGGGSGEMVQRAVREKSNTQADVIITLPPFIQQADEKGLLKAYKPKGSEEVDGADKAADGKWTSVVNNYFGFIHNKKELPGGKAPKTWEDLTGSAYKGKVQYSTPGVAGDGTAVLIKAMHDFGGREPAMAYLKKLQTNNVGPSASTGKLAPKVDKGELLAANGDVQMNYAQSKDMPNLKIWFPAKEGGEPTTFALPYAAGLVDKAPHGANAKKLLDHLLSQDAQRQVSEVGGGFAARKDVKATDANAVALDKIMDGVEILEPDWADISENLRSYVEDWKSAIGS
- a CDS encoding kelch motif-containing protein yields the protein MNDRSSRRRARRIAIGAAVVLALAGMNGPWLWRVGSEKYHDYKINQPEYKAANGHWDIVEFPEEYRQNTIHAALLHTGKVLLVAGSGNDQDNFDKKKFDTRLWDPVKKTIKKIPTPTDLFCTGHTQLGNGNLLIAGGTQRYEKLKGDVTKAGGLMIVHNEDPDEPKTIPAGTKFTGKKNGKTFVSQDNVLVEKAKKVFDKRTGRFLRTEAGLGRVYVEAARSGAKYETGTQDNYRVEGVKGSDKRNVYGMAQKLALDKKDFQGIKDAFEFDPVAERYIKVDPMNEARWYPTLTTLTDGRILSTSGLDEIGQLVPGKNEVYDPKTKKWTYTKGIRQFPTYPAIFQMTDGRLFYSGSNAGYGPADVGRKPGIWDLRTNKWRGVPGLSDPGLMETSGTVELPPAQDQKYLVVGGGGVGESKRSSEKTRIVDLKADEPRFVDGPPLEKGTRYPQMSTLPDDTVLISGGSEDYRGRGDSNIHQARIYDAGTGEMRRVADPEVGRNYHAGSVLLPDGRVMFFGSDSLYADKANTKPGVFEQRIEIYSPPYLYQGPRPALGKGPKTIARGGSGTFPTTHSSAIKAARLIRPSASTHVTDIDQTSIALDLEKSRGEVTVTVPKNRSLVESGWYMLFVTDDQGVPSKARWVHVR
- a CDS encoding glycoside hydrolase family 6 protein encodes the protein MYRKDTRRGHGLAARGVRTGVALAGAALLLSACSSSGGDPEEKTSGRPPEQQPKSKDPYWVNPEGTAAKQVASYEKDGKKDEAELIRRIAEQPVSEWIVPESAEEQARGFTEAAEKADRDALLVLYNIPHRDCGQYSGGGAADGNAYRAFVDQVAKGIGDRRATVILEPDAVLHMVDNCTPEQFHEERYDLLKGAITKLKSLKNTKVYLDAGNAGWQNPDSLWEPLKRSGVEQADGFSVNVSNFQTTEASTEFGKKLSAKIGGKPFVIDTGRNGNGPYDKGKDPWCNPPGRALGETPTTKTADPLVDAYLWVKRPGESDGTCRGGPKAGEWWPEYALGLARNAS
- a CDS encoding CbtA family protein — its product is MPTSPVLPLLGRGLVAGGAAGLAAGLFSLLLAEPLMDRAIRAEERRSAAEEHAHGAAQAIQHHEELFSRSTQHGGLVVTAVVAGLALGVLVAVAYAAVHRRDPRALPWPRALAFCGAAFLAVSLLPGIRYPANPPGVGDAGTVGDRQALWLASVAIGVLGMFLVRQVYVRLVARPEPVRHIATALTAVAVLLALFLLPGNPDPVPVEASLLWEFRMLSLASHALLWAVFAAVFGALGVRAAARSAVEVTAPAPSPAGQRVA
- a CDS encoding GAF and ANTAR domain-containing protein, which translates into the protein MGDHPCELRLAEILVESADTLADDFDPEGYLRRLSDHSVELLGAQGAGVMYTGGGGGVRLITGSRRPAAVRALLAAQHRGGPCLEGFGTGRPVPPVRIDRAEVASRWPAFAERAGEHGVTATFTVPLRHRGPVLGVLNVFVSQAHGTEPAERELRLLRVLADAAAVGLHNHRTHTRYRTLSAQLQGALDSRIRIEQAKGVLAERWNTGVDEAFEALRCYARRESRLIDVVAAQVIEGTLGVEELRQVRPGRS
- a CDS encoding CbtB-domain containing protein; its protein translation is MSLHSAAPHTDTTASQAAVTQTRDWLIASAAAVIALIALYAVFMDNGSLISATGDYLHEFAHDGRHLFGAPCH